The segment TCTGAAAGGGGGTGCTTATTATTGGGATGGAGAAGATGCCTGGCTCAAAGTATATCAGATTAAGATGAAAGCGGAGAAGATGATTCCAATATCGTTGGTACTTTATCGGATCATGAAGATTTATATAAAAAAGCATCAGATTAAAACTACGGAATTCCTTTTTAAAGCACAAGATGGAGGTGCATATCGGACAGGAACATTCCTCAAAGGCTTTAGATCAAACTGTAAGAAATATGGCGTGTGCCTTTCCGGAGATAAATTTAAAACTCATGATTACCGGCATACTATGGCAAGCGGTCTTTATGATAATGGAGTATCTATTCAGACAATACGCGATTATTTGGGTCATAACAATGAAGATATGACGAAGCAGTATATAGACTATATGCCAAAGAGGATAGAACAAGCCAATACGGACTATTTTAGACAGCCTGGTAACGCCCTTGCAGCTGGGATTATACCGAAAAAGAGAGGTGAGAAAACTGGAAAATAAGATACATATCTATGAGCTGGATTGTTATATCAATGCTACAGAAGAACAGAAATCAAAAATGCGGATTCGAAAAGAACGTTACTTTGATTTAGATGGACTCCCCTCGGAAGAGGTAAAGAGCCTGCTGGAGGATTTCATTTGGGAAAGAGGAAAGAGGCTTGCACCAAGCAGCTTGGCTTCTGAAATCCTTTATTATAATAATATCTGTCACTTCCTGATTGATAAAGATATTAAGGCGCTTAGGTATAAAGATGAGAACAAAATCATTCTGCAGTTAAAAAGCTGGATGCTTGAAGAAGGATACGCTCTTACGAGTAAGAAGTATCGGGAAATTTCTGGAATTACAGCTATAGAAACTCCAAATATGGTTAAACATATGAAAAAAATTCTGGAGTATTCCCAAAAGAATGAAGAATGCTCAGAACAGGACAGGGACATCTGGCGGCTGGATAAGTTCGACTTCCCCCTTCGGATAAATCCAATAAAGAATGTAAAGACTATAAGTTTTAAGCCAATCAATCAAGAGGTTATCCGTAAGGAAGTCAAAGCGGCAATTTTTATGCATTTAAAATATGAAGCATTAGGAACCATTATTGCTGAAATGACAGCGACCAAGAGGTTTTGCAAATACCTGGCTTTAAGGCACACGGATATACAATCCTTACTGGATTTAACACGGGATATCATAGAAAAGTATTTGATCTATCTCCAGACCGAGGCAAAAGACAGGAAAAATTATCGTACCGATTTATATAGCTTAAGGCGGGTAATAGAAGATGTTGGTAATCATTATGACAGACAGGACATTAAATGTTTATTTATAAGCAATGATTTCCCAAGTACGCCGAGATACCTGTTTCGCTTCTACTCGGATGAAACCATAAAGCGATTGAATGAGTATATCTTCCAGATGGATGAGCAAATAGCCAGAGCTCTGATTCTTCACCAACTGCTGGGAACAAGGATCTCAGATACGCTTACGCTGAAAACAGACTGTTTGAGTATTAGAGAAAACCGGTATTTTATAAGGATTGAGCAGGTAAAATCAATCACATACAAAAAAGCTATTAGTGATGAAGTGGCCCGACTTATTATAAAAGCTATTGACTACACGGAACAGCAGTATGGAAAAACAGAATATATTTTTGTAAAGAAGGATGACCCATCAAAGCCATTTCAATATAGCATGCTTCAGAATCAGGTTATGAAACTGATTAGGAGAAACGATATACGGGATGAGAACGGGGAGCTGCTAAACTTTGGGACCCATATGTTCAGGCATTGCTATGGAAAAAAATTAACAGAGATGCATATCGATGACTGGATGATCGCAAGGCTCCTTGGGCATAAAACTTTGCAAAGTGTGTCTTATTACCGCAAAATCGGGAACAAAATGATGGCAGATGAAACACGGGCAGCCAGAGAAAGGATTGATATGATTTTGCTGGATATTGTGAAGGAGTGGGATGGCTATGAAATATGACAAGATGATAGCCGTGAACAGAGCAGAGAGTGAGAAGAAAGTTGAAAAGGCCATACAGGCGATAGAGGATATGAAGTCCAGAGGTGTTCAAGTTTCTGTGACGGAACTAACTCGTTGTACGGGCTTATCCAGAGGTTTCTTTTATAAAAATATGTTAGTACGCCAGAAGTTGGACGAGGTTACTAAGCAAATTTCACCAATTAGAGAAGGGCAAACGGCACGGAATCAGTTTGTAAGAGATAGCAAACTACAGGCTATCAGGGAAGATTTTGGAAAGTCTGAAGCTGAAAACCAGAGGCTGAAACTTGAAAATGCGCAGCTTGCTCAAAGGTGTACTGATCTTCAAAAAGAGGTAGATGCATTGAAAAAACGGTTGGATCGAAAAGAAATTGCTTTACTGAAAAAAATATAGGAGGAGCTAAAATTGAAGTATGATAAAATAGTTCGGATGAAGAAACAGAAGGCAAAGCAGAATTTAGAAATAGTCAGAATAGAGATTGAAAATATGCTTAAATCTGGTGAGAGCATCAATGTAACAGCTTTAGCTAAAAGGGCTGGAGTTTCAAGAAGCTATTTTTACAGAAATAAAGAAGCGGCTCAATTGGTAAATCAAGCATTAAAAAAAGAAGAACATATTTTAAAAGAGCACGCAGGTGTTGTACATATCCCGGAAGATATTGAAGAAAAGATGATTGATTTGCGAATAGAAATTATGAGACTTGAGAGTGAAAATTACAATTTTGATACCTACAATTCTTTAACACCTAACTGGTATTATAAAGTGTTACGATAAAATCCGCAATGCCTTGATTTTACTACAGTTTTGGCAAGTGAGCTTTCCCTTAGACTTTCCCTTATGTTATATCCTTTTCCCTTGTGTTACGACACCTCATAAGGGCAAAAACAAGGGAAGCAAAATCCGGTAACAGCTAATAACATTATATAAATCACATAATCGGCTGGAACTGGTCAAGATGCTTCTACAACTGAAACAGATAAGAGAAAGGACTTTGCAATATGAATATCGTTCATGCAGAATATAATAAATATCACAACATCATAGACATCAATTATTACAATGGCTACATACTTCGGATTGACTGTGGCAAGGCAGAAGATGGATTGATTACTACTCCTAACTCTCAACGAATGTTGGATGCACTGGCGATTGACAATCCACTAGAATATGCCCGTTTGTATCTTGATTCAGAAATGCAAGATTGGGTGAATGCGATGAATATGGAATGGTATAGCACTTGATAAAAGAACATAAAAATGAGAAGAAATCTGTCAAAAGTATTTCTATAAAATACGATATTTCTTTAGCCCTTCCATAAATAATGAAATAGAGCCGATAACTCACAATCGAAATAACGAGTGATTCATCGGCTCTATATTTTATGGTTATGGATATCATGAGTATCGCTTTATATGCAATTGCTATTTTGTTAATTCCCAATATTTATGACCCATAAAGAAGATTGTTAATTCGTTTTGATCTACTTCTATCTCAAAATTCACGCTATTATCTCTCTGTTCCACAAAAATCATATTTGAGGAAGATATGCTATATAATGCATTGCCACAGGTAATACCCAATTCGGGCATATCTTTGTTTACAACAAGTCCTCCATTTTCTTGAAAGGTAAACACTTCCTCTGCATTTGCATTCTTCCATGTACCAATAATATTTTTTTTATTCTGAATGTGCTTTATTTTTCCAACACATACAACGATAAGTATAGCTACACTTACAATTAAAGCAATGCCTACAACACTCTTTGCCAATTTCTTTTTATTCAATTTCTATTATCTCCATTTTTAGTTTCTTTAAGATTGAATGATTCCATATTGCTTAATTCAGTATCTCCATGAATTTCTAACATTGATACGCTTCTCACAGGAAATAGAATAGGAGAGATTCATTCATAAATAATTAAATCATTCATACTTACCTGAATTTGTAATGTTTTTCCATATTTTCTCATAATTATCTACTATAGTTTTTTCTGAGGTCAAAAATGCAAACATAGATATACTTGAATAGAGAGTTTCCGCCGAATCAAAAACCACACAACTTTCATCATGAGTTAGATTTCTCTTTGAATATATTTCCGATACAGGCATAAATGAATTTTCTTCCTCTTTGGTGTATTTATACCCATCAATACATCCTAGATTTTTTAAAAATATTAAATAAGTATCTTCGGTCTTCAGATATTGCCATCCGTTAGTGTAAAATTCTTCACCTCTAACAAATGATACAGGTTCTATAATGTAAATACAGTCACCTACTGAAAGATTAGCAGAATTATCCTTATAGATTTCCTCTATTTTTACCATTGTTTTTGTTGATCGTAAACTCATTTCACGAGAATTTGTTACAGTTATACGAGCTATTAAAGAAGAATCTTTTTCCATATCATCCAATGAGTAATTACTTTCATTGTTAAAGTAAGAAGTTTTCTGCCCTCCTGTATAGAAAATTTCCATAGCTGTATTTTCTGATAAAGCAATATCAGGATCATGAACCCCTGTAGTTGTTTTTATCCCAGTCTTTCCATAGAATAAGGCTGTCACCATACAAATGATTACAACACAGATAGTTAATACAAATTTCTTCATTACATCAACTCCTTAATTTTACCAAATTCCATGCATATCTTCTCATCCGCTAATATTTCAATATCTTCTTTATTATGGCTTGTCAGTATAGTAATGGTATCATTCTTTTTTTCTTCCAATATACGTTCACGAAATAAATCAATGCTATGCTGATCCAATGCGTTAGTTGGCTCATCCAAAAGCAAAATTTTTGGATGTTCCATCAGTGCTTGACAAAGAGCTAGTTTTTGACGCATTCCTAATGAATATTTATTTACTTTTTTCTTTGATTTGGGATCAAGACCAAAGTATATCATTATTTCATATATTTCTTCATCTGATACAATTCCTTTTATATTGGAAAGCATTTTCAAATTTTCAAATCCTGAATACATACTCCAAAAAGAAATATTTTCAATAACAGCTCCTAAATCTGGTAAAACATCCATATCTTTATGTAATGCCTTGTGATTATATTTTATGTATCCTTTGTCTGTATTTATAAAACCTGCAATGGCTCTGAGTAGCATTGTTTTACCTGAACCATTTTTACCATATATTCCATATATTTTACCAGATTCAAATGTATAACTGATATCATCAAGCACTTTTTCACCTTTAATTGACTTTGAAATAGATTTTACATATAAATTCATGGATATCATTCACCTCACAATATTTGTTTTTTTTCGCAAAGAAATTTACCTATCCACACCAAAACAGCGGATGATATAACTGAAATGAGACAGCTTGACTTAAAATTCAATAAATCTATATTGCTTGTAGTCCATTCGTAATTTTCTTCGACATAATATATAATAAGCTTGTTATGCCAATTAAATAAAGGAATATGTAGCAAGGAATAATGCCAAATTTTCCATATAACATTTCCCATTGAAAAATAAAATCCACACACCATTACTGGAATAAAAAATACAATAAATGCAACGATGTATCCTATAATTGAATCTTTCCAAAATGAAAACAAATAACTAATCATTTGCAAATGAAAAATCTCTATCAATAGCATAAAAATAACTTTGAAATCTTCTAAGCCATTAGAGGTATGCTCTACAAAAAGAAAAAACAAATAATCGGAAACAACTACAATACAGTCACGTAATATCATTTTTATTAATATATCCTTATAAATTATGTGTTTTTTCCCATAACGAGGAAGTAGAATTACCATGTTATCATTTGCATCATTAAATAAGTCCATTGTAAGATAACAAATCTCAAGGATAAACAAAATCGCAAAAAATGATAAAGATATAAGGTCAAACGAATGATCTATTAGTATTCCCCCAAAATATATTTGTGAACGTACTCCTTCTGTTATTGTAACCAGACTATTATGAAACCCCAAGTACACATTAGCATAAAAATATCTAATTACAAATGTTATAAGTGATACTAGTAAGCATTTTCCAACATTAACATTCAAAATTTTTTTCTTATATAACTTCATAATTTTTTATTTTTCTCTGTATAATGCCAATACTTAATCCAAAAATAAGCAATATCAGAACAATTTCTCCTATTATATTTCCATGAACATTAGGCATAATATAACCTTGTATAGAGAATTCATTTAGCCCAAAGACAGAAACAATCAAATTAAAAACAATATAGAATATAAACAAAGCACCAGGTATCTTTGCGAAATATAGAACTTTCATTTTGTTATAATATGAAAGAGCATAAGCTAAGATAGCTAATCCCGAGCCAAAAATTCCGTAATTAAAAATGTATATTAGATTATATAAAGTTGGATGTTGCAATCTCACCATATCAAGAAAATTGTCAGCGTTATATGATACCAAACCTATAGCGTAATCAGGTTCTCCCCAAGCACTGTCATATCCATGTATTGGATATGTCAAGTGGCATAATAATAAATTTATGAGCATTGGTATTGTTATTGTCAAAAAGGTTACAATCAGAATGCCAAATAATTTTCCTGCTAAATATTTCTTTTTCCCGATTCTTTGAATAAGTAGGATTGAACTATTGCTTTTTTCTTCTCTTATTAAGGAAAGTGATGCAATAATTGTTGCATAAACAGGCAATAACAGATACATTATATATGGAATATATGCCGCTTCAGTGCCCTGTAATACGAAATTTTCATTTGCTGAACGAATAAATTGATAACTTTTTCCTATATCATTTTTTACACATAAAATATACGAAGCAATATTTAAAATCATTAGAGCAATAAAAACAACTTTATATTCTGCACGATCAATACAATGTTTGATTTCTATAAGAACCATTTTTTTCATAATCTTTACCAAAAGGGCATAAACCCACGAAGAGGTTTATGCCCATCCCTTCTGTTATCTAAAATCTACATTTCCACTTACAAATGCAGTTGATAATTGAGATTGATAATTTTCCATTCCCATACCGACCTGTGTGTTAGTAGAATTATAACCGCTCTTGGTAAAGATTAAATTACAAGATCCTGTTCCAACACCCTGCTTATACTTATTAGATATTTTACTCTTGCTGTTATTGACAGCCCAGAAATTTGCGTAAGAGGTATTGGTAATTGCTGTTACCTCATTTGTGATGTAATCATCGGATGTTGTTTTTGCATGCATAGAGGTAAAGTTATTAGTCTTATTCAGTTTAAGTGCATAAGCGGTGTAAGATGCCGCCTGAGAATATGCTGCTGAAGAAAGAAATACACATCCTGCACAAAACAAACCAATACCTACTTTTGCAATCTTCTGTTTTAAACTTTTTAACATCATAGTCAATTCCTCCCAATCTTATTTTTTTAACTGCGTTGGTACTTTTGGTTCATACAACAAACCACGGCACAATGAATTTGCATTACTTCGAGCAATAGCAGTCACTGCCTGAAGTACGAGACGGGCACTTTTCTGGGGTGCCTTGTTTACTTGCTTATTGTCCATCGTTTTCACCCCCCCCCTCCTTAATTGTCTGACAATTACAGACAACTTTATTTGTTTACCATGGTATGTGCTTAATATAACAGAGTATTTAATTTTTTCAATCCCTCTATGCACGAATGGTAGCCCAACATGCACGAACTGTTCTACATATAGGTATAAAACCGAAAAGATGGCAGATAGGTTAAGCACCTACCTGCCATCTTTAATCTATATATTTCAGAAATAATGATTAATTATTGTCAGTCTCATATATAGATTTATAACGCTCTCGATCAACTGGAATAATCTCATTATCATTAGCATCTTTATATGTAATAAACTCATCGTATTCTGTAACTGATTTTTCCTCTGAGACAGAATTAATAGAATACATATTCGAATCGTTACACATTACATTTGAATTTGGACCAGAAATTAGTAACGAACCATCCTCTTGTGCATATGCCAAAAAGATATAAATGGAATTTTCGGAAGGCAGTGAATCATTCTCAAACAGATAAATAGCATCTTGTTTTTCTGAAATTCCGCCTTGTTTAACAATAGGAATAGGTTTATCTGTAATAAGTTCACCTTTTATATTTTCGAGAACCTGAATAGTATAATTAGTGTAAGGCGAACCGACCTCCTTAGGATTTCCTTTTTCATCTTCAGTCGTTATAACATTTCGATACTCGGTTCCATCGCAACTGACAACCTTTGCTACAAATACGTAATCACAGATACCAACAGCTTCGCGAATGTTATCAGTATCATATACAAAAGATGCGTGCATCTGGTGGATTGGCAAGTTAGATACATTTGTATTCAGTTGACTTGCATTATTTTTGGATGCACATCCTGTAAAAAACATTCCTACGATAAGAACAATAGACAAAATACCATAGATACTTGATTTTTTCATAGCGTTCTCCCTCCCCTAATAATTATTATATGCGGCATCATATGAATCTTTATCATTTTGAGATAATGCCTGCGTACTAGTATGTCCCGTAATTGCTGCATCCATAACATCTGTTGAAGTACTGTGATCCAACCCTAATGCATGTCCCAATTCATGTGTCGCTACATTCTGTTTTTTACTATTACTATAACCGCTCATATAATAGGTATTGAGTTCAATTTTACCACTAGAATATGTCATGCCTGCCCATCCATTCGAAGCATTGACATCGCTTACGTATACATCTTCTACAACAAAAGCACTGTCTTTTCTGATTACTCCAGATTTATATGCATTCCATGTGGCAGCCCCAGTGTTAATATAACTCATGTAAGTGCTGTTTCCGTCATAGTCTAGATGTTTGCCAGAATCAACAAGATCCCATGTTTGTACATAAGCTTGTGCAAATGCCGTAATAGGAAATAGCATTGCTATAGCCATTAAAGTTATAATGCTATACAATAAATGATTTTTTAAAACAGATTTTTTAAAATGCATACTCCTTCACTCCTTTTCAATCATGTAACAACGGTTATCTTCAATTATTCTTAAAGGTTATCTTTATGAAAATTGAAACGCAACACATACTAGTACACATTATATATCCTGTTAATATTCCTAAAGTACGACATCTTATCATCTCCACTCCATATTATAGATTCTCAGAATACTTAAGATGTAGTAGTATACCTTGAATATAACAAAATCTTTATACTTTTCAATACCTCTATGCATGAATGGTAGCTCACTATGCACAAACGGTAGCATATTATGTTGTGTACCTACTTTATTGATGATAAAATATGACGGAGAATGATTAAAGGAAGTGGTAGCTATGCTATATATTGACTCAATATGGGAATATATTGTTAATTTCTTAGAACTGGCATTGTTTATAATATTTATCCATAAAAAATTGCGTATTCGAGCAAATTATAAACATCAAGCAGTTTTGATGTTTCTTTTCGTATCATTTCAGTTTGCTGTGTTATGCACGCTGAATAAAATGGGAATATCATCCTACAGCACTTTGATGTCATCTTGTGTTTTGGACATTGGATATGCAGTATTGTTCTATCGTGATAGTATAATTCGCCGTATCTTTTGGGGCTTTTCGTATTCCATCATTTGCTTAGTTGCAGAACAGATTTCGTTCTTTATTCCCGTTACTCTTTATAAAGGAGCGTCTCTGGAGCTATTATTAGGTGGAACATTACGGAAGCCATATACCATGTTATATTTGGCAATGATAGCTGTTTTTGTCTTGTTATTTCATTCTATTGGAAACAAAGACATATCTCTTTCACCGTTCCAAAAAGTTGCATATATTTTCATCGCAATTTCTGGACTTGCAATCGGGCACTACATATTAAGGCTGACTTTGGAATCTGTTGATAAATTTGGTGATTCATCCTTTTCAGCTAGGCTATCATTGGTTGACTTGTTTTTTATTATTTTATTTTTAGTATTGATGCTATACATATACCAGCTAGGTTATTCAAAAGAAGAAAACATACGATTACTGGAAGAACAAAAGATTTATGAGCTGGAAAGGACTGAGTTCAATAGCTTATCTGAGACAACTGAACGATTACGAAAAATGAAACATGATATGCAGATTTATGTGGATGCAATCAACGTATTAGCAAAAGACAAGAAATGGGATGAACTTATAGCATATACAGAGCAATACCATAACACTCTTGCAACTACGCAAAGTGCCATAGCAACGGGAAATATTGCTATTGACTGCATACTTACCGCAAAACTTGATTATGCTGAAAAACACGGAATTAAGACAGAATATTCTATTATGGCTCCTGAAAATTTTCCGCTTGATTCTGTTGAGCTTTCATCCATACTTGGAAATATATGGAATAATTCCATTGAAGCAGGAGAAAGACTTATAATCTCTGATCCAACCGAGCATCCATACATTTATTTTTATATTAAACCTTACCAGAATATGATACTGATTCACATTGAAAATAATTATGATGGTGTGATAAAAGGTAGCATTGATGGAGACATTTTGAGTGTTAAACAAGGAAAAGAACATGGACTTGGGATAAGACGAGTAAAAGAGCTTGTAGAAAAGGCAGATGGCGTATTGCAGATTACATCTGATAACAAAATTTTTTCCGTACATATTATGATACCGGATAAGGAGAATAACAAACTACTATGAAAATGAAAATAACCATACTTGAAGATTCTGTGATCGAATCAGAACGGCTGAAAAATGGAATAAGAAAATACGGGCAGCAATATGATTGGGATATTGAAATTGACGAATACGAATCGGGCGAAGAATATTTTTCAAAAAATTCTGAAGGCACAACTATACAGGCTTCAGCATTTTTCCTTGACATACAAATGGGGCAAATGAATGGAATTGAGGTTGCTAAACGCCTTCGTGAATCTGGTTATCAAGGTATTATTGTATTTTTAACAGCTTTTAGAGAATATGTATTCCGAGGATATGAAGTCAGAGCTTTAAACTACTTGCTAAAACCCGTCAAGGAAAATACTCTTTTTCTGTGTTTGGATGAAATCGCGAAGGGGTTATCTAATAATACCTACATATACCGAAACAAGCAGGAAATTGTAAGTATTCCCTATGCAGATATATTGACATTTTCGAGCAGATTACATTATGTGGATATATTGACCGTAGACGGCAAATGCTATGAACAAATGTCTACCCTAAATAAGATTATTGTCCATTTGCCAAGTGAATTTATCCGAACCCATCGTTCTTATATTGTAAATATGGCACATATCTATCGTATTACATCAGGAACGATTGAATTGTCAAATCATCTAACTACACAAATCGCACGTTCTTATTCCAAAGACGTGATAAGTGCTTTTGCCAAATATACAACAAGATTTGATACAAGCGGGGATTTTGAATGATTACGAAGTGGGCTACATCTATTGCTAATAAGTTAGCAGAACTATCCGGGGAGGATGTTTCTGCGGATCAATTAGAAATATACATATATGGCTTAGAATGTTTTTTGAATACTTTTATAACCATAGTGTTATTGTTCGTATGGGGAGTTTTATCACATACACTCGGCTATACCCTAATTTGGGTAATTACCTTTTCATTGTTACGACATTATACCGGAGGTGCCCATGCTCCAACGCAGTTAACATGTATCTTAGGCAGCTTTTTTCTCGGTTGTCTTGATAAGTGGGCTATAATCTATTTAAAGCCAACTGTACTAGGATATTTGATACTTGTCCTTATGTGTATATTATTTGCACCTATAAGTAACCATAAAATATGTTTAACCACCAAACAAAAATGGATACATAAACTTATTTCTGTGATAATTGTTAGCATTGGATTTCTGCTGTTTTATAAAATTGGAAACACGAAGATGAATACCACATTGTTTTATTCCTTTTTCTGCGTAATCATTCTTATGATAGTCGAAACAATTAAAAATCTAATGAGACACTTTAAATAGCAGGATGACTTTTCATAAATATTCAAAAAAGATAAAGAATTTGATGGTCTTTATCTTTTTTGAATTTAATTAGATTATCTAGCTCCTCTGTCTGATGGCGAACGATAGTTAAAATCTCTGTCCTGTTCCCGTTTCTGAACTTCTGCCTGTTTTTCTGCCAGCTTTCGATGGATTGAGTTTTCTCCATACTTGGAGTTCCATTCCTTGTTTGCTTTGACATAGGATTCATACTCGGACTTGCCTTGTTTATAGACTTGCAGGAACGCATCTACCGTTGGATATTTGTAATCCTGCACGATATGGGATAATCCCTGCTTCATAATCTTAATCGTTTCTGCGTATTTGTTAGACTGTGCCTGCAATTCCTTTCGTTTCTTTCCTTGGAATAATCCTGTACAGTTCTTCAAATCCTCGTCAATAAGGTCTTTTTTCACTTCCTGCGTATGAATGGCTCTGTTTTGTCGTTTAAGTTTCTCCATAATCTCTTCAAGTCGCATCTCATAATCGTGTGCCAGCTCAGACATTCTTGGTCTTGGCGGAATAACGGTCTTTTCTGCGGTAGTAGTAGCAGGTGCTTTGAATGGTTGGGTCACAGCAGGAATTGTCTGATTGTCTGTCTGTGTAACGGATGGAGCTGGTTGTTTCTCTTGTTTTTCATTTCTTCGCTCCATAAGGTCGGAGATTCTGGCTTTCTGTTGTTCCTGTTTCTGTATCAGCAACTTTATGAGTTCTTTTAACAGCTCGATTGCCCGAAAGATAATCATAAACAAAAGCTCCGGATGATTGCCATACTTGTGAATGGATTCCTTAATCGGAGTTGAAATCTGTTCCTGCTTTACCTTTAAGATTTCCTTTCGCTCCATCCCCGATACCAAAGCGTGATCCACAGTACGATTCCAGTCCTGTATGACCTTATTATTGAGTGTAATCTTATCTGCCTTTGGATTGTTCTTACCGATTTTCTTAGTGGCAAGATAGACATCCCCACGCTTGAATGCAGACAGCTTTTCTTTCTCATCTTTGACAAGTCCGTTGATGACATCGGTATAAAATACCTTGACCTCATCTAAGAAATGTTCCTGCTTAAAGCGAGCGTCCTTGATGGTAAACATCTGTCTTTCGTAGACCTCACCTTTCTTGATCACCTTACACCTTTTACGGATAGTTCCATTCTCGTCTAGGATTTCTTTCTTGGTACGAACATGATTACCTTTCTCATCATAGAACATATTTCTGGTGGCAATCTTTTCTATCGGTTCGTCAAGATAATTTCGTTCTGCAAAGATAAGATGGATATGATAATTCGTCTTTCGTTTGTTATGATGGAGTGCTGCAATACAATCAACACCATACCGACTTTTGAATTTATCCGTCATATATTTTAATAGTCCGTCTGGCGGATAATCCACAAAGGATTCCGGCAGGGCAATGATAAATTCTCTTGCTTCGATACATTTTCCCTCTGTACCGCTTTTCTTAAATTCTGCCTGATTGCACTTGGCAAGTTCTGTCCAAAATTTTCGGTCTGTGGTTTCATATACCGCATAGAGATTTTCCTGTTTTTTGTCACTGGAGATATAATAGATTCTTCCACGAACATTATGGAGCTTTGACATCTGCACAAATGAATTTCTTGGCATAGCGATTTCCTCCTTTCCCAGTTTTGATTTTGGAAAAGAGGACAGATAAGATAGATGAGATGTGAGTAGTAAACTTTCCCTGTGAGCGAGTGCATAGGCACTCGTCTTGCGAACACATCCGCCTTGTGGCGGCTAAGCCTCGCAGAGCGAAATACACAGAGTACAAAACGAAGTTTTGTGCGATGGGTGTATTTCGCTCTCAAACGCCGAGGGCTTGCTTATGAAGTTCACTTTTAGCTGTAACTGTTCCCTCAGCACCTAATTTTGTGCCTTTAATGGCACACTTTTTATGTGCCGTATCCGGCACTCCCTTTTCTTAACAGAAATGC is part of the Clostridium sp. M62/1 genome and harbors:
- a CDS encoding MobA/MobL family, with the protein product MPRNSFVQMSKLHNVRGRIYYISSDKKQENLYAVYETTDRKFWTELAKCNQAEFKKSGTEGKCIEAREFIIALPESFVDYPPDGLLKYMTDKFKSRYGVDCIAALHHNKRKTNYHIHLIFAERNYLDEPIEKIATRNMFYDEKGNHVRTKKEILDENGTIRKRCKVIKKGEVYERQMFTIKDARFKQEHFLDEVKVFYTDVINGLVKDEKEKLSAFKRGDVYLATKKIGKNNPKADKITLNNKVIQDWNRTVDHALVSGMERKEILKVKQEQISTPIKESIHKYGNHPELLFMIIFRAIELLKELIKLLIQKQEQQKARISDLMERRNEKQEKQPAPSVTQTDNQTIPAVTQPFKAPATTTAEKTVIPPRPRMSELAHDYEMRLEEIMEKLKRQNRAIHTQEVKKDLIDEDLKNCTGLFQGKKRKELQAQSNKYAETIKIMKQGLSHIVQDYKYPTVDAFLQVYKQGKSEYESYVKANKEWNSKYGENSIHRKLAEKQAEVQKREQDRDFNYRSPSDRGAR
- a CDS encoding LytR/AlgR family response regulator transcription factor gives rise to the protein MKMKITILEDSVIESERLKNGIRKYGQQYDWDIEIDEYESGEEYFSKNSEGTTIQASAFFLDIQMGQMNGIEVAKRLRESGYQGIIVFLTAFREYVFRGYEVRALNYLLKPVKENTLFLCLDEIAKGLSNNTYIYRNKQEIVSIPYADILTFSSRLHYVDILTVDGKCYEQMSTLNKIIVHLPSEFIRTHRSYIVNMAHIYRITSGTIELSNHLTTQIARSYSKDVISAFAKYTTRFDTSGDFE
- a CDS encoding accessory gene regulator B family protein, which produces MITKWATSIANKLAELSGEDVSADQLEIYIYGLECFLNTFITIVLLFVWGVLSHTLGYTLIWVITFSLLRHYTGGAHAPTQLTCILGSFFLGCLDKWAIIYLKPTVLGYLILVLMCILFAPISNHKICLTTKQKWIHKLISVIIVSIGFLLFYKIGNTKMNTTLFYSFFCVIILMIVETIKNLMRHFK
- a CDS encoding ATP-binding protein, giving the protein MLYIDSIWEYIVNFLELALFIIFIHKKLRIRANYKHQAVLMFLFVSFQFAVLCTLNKMGISSYSTLMSSCVLDIGYAVLFYRDSIIRRIFWGFSYSIICLVAEQISFFIPVTLYKGASLELLLGGTLRKPYTMLYLAMIAVFVLLFHSIGNKDISLSPFQKVAYIFIAISGLAIGHYILRLTLESVDKFGDSSFSARLSLVDLFFIILFLVLMLYIYQLGYSKEENIRLLEEQKIYELERTEFNSLSETTERLRKMKHDMQIYVDAINVLAKDKKWDELIAYTEQYHNTLATTQSAIATGNIAIDCILTAKLDYAEKHGIKTEYSIMAPENFPLDSVELSSILGNIWNNSIEAGERLIISDPTEHPYIYFYIKPYQNMILIHIENNYDGVIKGSIDGDILSVKQGKEHGLGIRRVKELVEKADGVLQITSDNKIFSVHIMIPDKENNKLL